A DNA window from Candidatus Protochlamydia naegleriophila contains the following coding sequences:
- a CDS encoding glycosyltransferase family 2 protein: MKGRFKIVIPSFNSVSFIPNTLASVESQLNKNYDVCVIDDASTLEKQREIITDYCQRNNWKSIFHSNNQGALASIVEAIRSLDCQDDDVIVMLDGDDWLYDEHALNILDKVYSEEDVYLTWGQFQTYPPDCLKMNYALPIPEFVIEQQLYREIVDIFGHLKTYKYRLFREIKDEDLRDPESGEYFRVSWDKALMYPMLEMAAHKVRFIPEKLYVYNIVNPLSDYKINRKEQIEATNYIRGKPHYKPIF; this comes from the coding sequence ATGAAAGGACGATTTAAAATTGTCATTCCCTCTTTCAACAGCGTCAGTTTTATTCCCAATACATTGGCATCGGTAGAAAGCCAGCTCAATAAAAATTATGATGTTTGCGTCATCGACGATGCTTCAACACTTGAGAAGCAAAGAGAAATCATTACCGACTACTGTCAACGCAACAACTGGAAATCTATTTTTCACTCCAACAATCAAGGAGCCTTAGCAAGCATTGTCGAGGCCATCCGCTCCTTGGATTGCCAAGATGACGACGTGATTGTCATGCTAGACGGAGATGATTGGCTCTATGATGAGCACGCCTTGAACATTCTCGACAAAGTCTATTCCGAAGAAGATGTGTATCTCACCTGGGGACAGTTCCAAACCTACCCGCCCGACTGTCTCAAAATGAATTATGCTCTGCCTATTCCGGAGTTTGTCATCGAACAACAGCTTTATCGTGAAATCGTCGACATTTTTGGACATTTAAAAACGTACAAATATCGCCTATTTCGAGAAATTAAAGATGAAGATCTGCGGGATCCGGAATCAGGCGAATACTTTCGCGTCTCATGGGATAAGGCTCTAATGTATCCCATGCTCGAAATGGCTGCTCATAAGGTCCGATTCATACCAGAAAAACTCTATGTCTATAATATCGTCAACCCTTTGAGTGACTATAAGATCAATCGGAAAGAACAAATTGAAGCCACCAATTATATTCGAGGAAAACCTCATTACAAACCCATTTTCTAA
- the ftsH gene encoding ATP-dependent zinc metalloprotease FtsH, with the protein MPDDNKQDFKKGISNSFVWFLMAAFLFALMVQNFIDTKFAKVSFSYQLEHLVNLQLLQPEDSRKIALNDNLVTFSGKFRDRLTEEGKTRYKYLELLDTNHELKSEQVRVKSEIKTLKSKVTDSASMFLQLSGLPVPKGGYVVVDDLYNTPDEDQSVVIKNIAKSNVDSLAALQKEFTTLRQNATEDSLKNFGNSINDLLRNFRSPALGIGSETIKQTLKTIDKDVAEISAASMSPFQQLTVYGHALDNLRTIVDELNQEEDHIRLTKLRSVRNYKETLDEYNQINTRLDDNQIQLDKARQAVANVIWYFNNQELSTRALEKQDPEIYNQWFAKAKEEWNNFNNNRGGIFRAPDQPLNAVLEKTFKSEEPSPNYFSYLFTLMPVLLVILVLYLIFARQMKGMGNTAMNFGKSPARLLNKGDNKITFKDVAGVDEALEELQEIVEFLKNPQKFTSLGGKIPKGVLCIGPPGTGKTLIAKAVAGEADRPFFSISGSDFVEMFVGVGASRIRDLFDQAKKAAPCIIFMDEIDAVGRHRGVGIGGGHDEREQTLNQLLVEMDGFDTNEGVILMAATNRPDVLDKALLRPGRFDRRVIIGLPDIKGRFDILKVHARRIKMDPSVDLMAIARSTPGSSGADLANMLNEAALLAARKGRTAVTAQETIEARDKVLYGKERRSLEIDENEKKTTAYHESGHAVVGLVVKSGDPIDKVTIIPRGMSLGATMFLPKKNRVSYWKQELHDQLAVLMGGRVAEEIFVGDVSSGAQQDIERATQLARSMVCKWGMSDKLGAVAYEERGNGDQYGFDHHEKSYSDDTAQAIDAEVRRILDDAHDGARAIILEYKEQVELMTQMLIEFETLDSEDVQEIVIKKNWDIVRKRERLKKAAELHKKDSVTPPPPPPKEAGASNSGLPNSLGLSS; encoded by the coding sequence ATGCCAGACGATAATAAGCAAGACTTTAAGAAAGGGATATCAAACAGCTTCGTTTGGTTCCTTATGGCCGCTTTTTTGTTTGCCTTAATGGTGCAAAATTTTATCGATACCAAATTTGCCAAAGTGTCTTTTAGCTATCAGCTAGAGCATCTTGTCAATTTACAGCTTTTGCAGCCAGAAGATAGCCGCAAGATTGCTTTAAATGACAATTTAGTCACTTTTAGTGGTAAGTTTAGGGATCGTTTGACCGAAGAGGGGAAAACTCGCTACAAGTACTTAGAGCTTCTTGACACAAATCATGAGCTAAAGTCTGAGCAGGTTCGCGTCAAAAGCGAGATTAAAACGCTTAAGTCCAAAGTTACCGATTCAGCTAGTATGTTTTTACAGTTGAGCGGACTTCCTGTTCCTAAGGGTGGATATGTTGTTGTTGATGATTTATATAACACGCCTGACGAAGATCAAAGCGTGGTCATTAAGAACATCGCGAAATCCAATGTGGACAGCTTAGCGGCTTTACAAAAAGAATTTACCACCCTTCGCCAAAATGCAACGGAAGATTCTTTAAAAAATTTCGGTAATTCGATCAATGATTTATTGAGAAACTTTCGATCGCCAGCTTTGGGCATTGGATCTGAGACGATTAAACAAACGCTTAAAACGATAGATAAAGATGTGGCCGAAATCAGTGCGGCATCGATGTCGCCTTTTCAGCAGCTCACGGTTTATGGTCATGCGCTTGACAATTTGCGTACGATAGTTGACGAATTGAATCAGGAAGAAGATCACATCCGTTTGACCAAGCTGCGCAGTGTCCGCAACTACAAAGAGACGCTTGATGAGTACAATCAGATCAACACGCGTCTAGATGACAATCAAATCCAGTTAGACAAGGCGCGTCAAGCCGTTGCTAATGTGATTTGGTACTTCAATAATCAAGAGCTTTCTACGCGTGCCTTAGAAAAGCAAGATCCAGAGATTTATAATCAATGGTTTGCCAAGGCAAAAGAAGAATGGAATAATTTTAACAACAATCGCGGTGGCATTTTTAGAGCGCCGGATCAGCCTCTTAATGCTGTGCTGGAAAAAACATTCAAGAGCGAAGAGCCGTCGCCTAACTACTTTAGCTATCTATTTACACTGATGCCAGTGCTGCTCGTGATCTTAGTTTTGTACTTGATCTTCGCAAGGCAAATGAAGGGAATGGGGAATACAGCTATGAATTTTGGTAAATCGCCAGCCCGTTTGCTGAATAAAGGGGACAATAAAATCACCTTTAAAGATGTAGCTGGAGTTGATGAAGCATTAGAAGAGCTTCAGGAGATTGTTGAGTTCCTCAAGAACCCTCAAAAGTTTACTTCCCTGGGCGGTAAAATTCCTAAGGGTGTTCTTTGTATTGGACCTCCAGGAACTGGTAAGACATTGATTGCCAAAGCTGTGGCAGGAGAGGCCGATCGTCCATTCTTCTCGATTTCAGGTTCTGATTTCGTCGAGATGTTCGTTGGTGTTGGTGCAAGCCGTATCCGTGATTTGTTTGATCAAGCCAAGAAAGCCGCTCCTTGCATCATCTTCATGGATGAGATTGATGCGGTCGGGCGTCATCGCGGTGTTGGAATTGGCGGCGGTCACGATGAGCGTGAACAGACGTTAAACCAACTGCTGGTTGAGATGGATGGTTTCGATACTAATGAAGGGGTTATTTTAATGGCTGCTACCAACCGTCCCGATGTGTTGGATAAAGCTTTGCTCCGTCCGGGGCGTTTCGATCGTCGCGTCATCATAGGGCTCCCAGATATTAAGGGGCGCTTTGACATCTTAAAGGTGCATGCGCGACGCATTAAAATGGATCCGTCAGTTGATTTAATGGCTATCGCGCGTAGTACTCCAGGCTCTTCTGGAGCCGATTTAGCTAACATGCTAAATGAAGCGGCATTATTAGCCGCCCGTAAGGGTCGTACGGCTGTGACAGCGCAAGAGACGATTGAAGCGCGCGACAAGGTGCTTTATGGAAAAGAGCGCCGTAGCTTGGAAATTGATGAAAACGAAAAGAAAACGACTGCTTATCATGAATCTGGCCACGCAGTTGTCGGTCTAGTCGTCAAGAGCGGCGATCCAATCGATAAAGTCACGATTATTCCTCGAGGAATGTCTTTGGGTGCGACCATGTTCTTGCCTAAGAAGAACCGTGTGAGCTATTGGAAGCAAGAATTGCATGATCAATTAGCTGTTTTGATGGGCGGGCGTGTTGCCGAGGAAATTTTTGTTGGCGATGTGTCTAGCGGTGCTCAGCAAGACATTGAACGAGCCACTCAGCTTGCCCGCAGCATGGTTTGTAAGTGGGGTATGAGCGATAAACTCGGAGCTGTAGCTTATGAAGAGCGTGGCAACGGTGACCAGTATGGCTTTGATCACCACGAAAAGTCGTATTCTGATGACACGGCGCAAGCAATCGATGCTGAAGTGCGCAGAATCTTGGATGATGCCCATGATGGTGCTCGTGCAATTATCTTGGAGTACAAAGAGCAAGTTGAGCTAATGACTCAGATGTTAATTGAGTTCGAAACACTCGACAGTGAAGATGTTCAAGAGATTGTCATTAAAAAGAATTGGGATATTGTCCGTAAGAGAGAGAGACTTAAAAAAGCTGCAGAGCTCCATAAAAAAGACTCTGTAACTCCACCACCGCCTCCTCCTAAGGAAGCAGGAGCCTCTAACTCCGGGTTGCCAAATTCTTTAGGGCTCTCTTCCTAA
- the tilS gene encoding tRNA lysidine(34) synthetase TilS, whose product MLTTVVQFLKVYCGSSKPILLGLSGGADSLSLFYCLLEGQRQGLVTFHVAHVDHGWRTESGAEARALKRLVEGYQIPYHERALNPSSLVGNLEAVCREARQQFFYELSHQHGFQGVMLAHQQDDQVETILKRVLEGSHWSHFTGLQSETWLQGIRYLRPLLSISKKDVYVFLNDRHLVPFEDDTNSDERFLRARMRQTMIPQLNQTFGKRVDSALLYLSDEMQELKKYFYEKLSPYLDCIVRGPFGSYLNLQHVVLPFAEIKYLLRLICEKEGFPLSRFILKRAGEAFFKNESNVILEIGGKGLVIDRQCLFLLPSLKESHWSDSIPLLQEERAVANGAWKIGMQKRSFLSSQCASSWKEGWIGLMRVCLPLGDYHLGPPLLKACRTLHSTPIDRFWTKHKVPAFLRSYFPVIWRGDSIFHEFLTGRADFTLEEGDECLEVQLSRE is encoded by the coding sequence ATGCTTACGACTGTTGTACAATTTTTAAAGGTTTATTGCGGCTCTTCCAAGCCCATCTTACTTGGTCTTTCGGGCGGAGCTGATTCTCTCTCTCTCTTTTATTGTTTACTCGAAGGGCAGCGTCAAGGATTGGTTACTTTTCATGTGGCCCATGTGGACCATGGCTGGCGTACTGAAAGTGGGGCAGAAGCACGTGCTTTGAAGCGGCTCGTTGAGGGATATCAAATTCCTTATCATGAAAGGGCGTTAAATCCTTCCTCGTTAGTTGGAAATCTAGAAGCAGTTTGCCGGGAAGCGAGACAACAATTTTTTTATGAGTTAAGCCACCAGCATGGATTTCAAGGCGTGATGCTAGCTCACCAACAAGATGACCAGGTTGAAACGATTTTAAAGCGAGTTTTAGAAGGTTCCCATTGGTCGCATTTTACAGGTCTGCAAAGCGAAACGTGGCTGCAAGGGATTCGTTATTTGCGTCCTTTGCTTTCGATTTCAAAAAAAGACGTGTATGTGTTTTTAAACGATCGACATCTAGTTCCCTTTGAAGATGACACGAATAGCGATGAACGGTTTTTGCGGGCTCGCATGCGGCAAACAATGATTCCACAGTTAAATCAAACGTTTGGCAAACGGGTCGACAGTGCTTTGCTTTATCTAAGTGATGAAATGCAAGAATTGAAAAAGTATTTTTATGAGAAGCTATCGCCCTATTTGGATTGCATCGTGCGAGGACCATTTGGTTCCTATTTGAATTTGCAGCATGTCGTGCTGCCTTTTGCAGAAATAAAGTATTTGCTTCGTTTAATTTGCGAGAAAGAAGGATTTCCTTTATCTCGTTTCATTCTAAAGCGTGCAGGAGAGGCTTTCTTTAAGAATGAGTCAAATGTCATTCTTGAAATTGGTGGAAAAGGCCTTGTGATTGATCGGCAGTGTCTTTTTCTTTTACCTTCTTTAAAAGAATCGCACTGGAGCGATTCCATCCCATTGCTGCAAGAAGAGCGTGCGGTGGCGAATGGGGCGTGGAAAATTGGGATGCAAAAGCGCTCTTTTCTCTCCTCGCAGTGCGCCTCTTCCTGGAAAGAGGGGTGGATCGGTCTGATGCGGGTTTGCCTTCCTTTAGGCGACTACCATCTGGGGCCGCCCCTTTTGAAAGCTTGCCGAACGCTTCATTCGACACCTATTGATCGCTTCTGGACAAAGCATAAGGTTCCGGCTTTCCTGCGTTCTTATTTTCCTGTTATTTGGCGGGGAGACTCCATTTTCCATGAGTTTTTAACGGGGCGGGCGGACTTTACATTAGAGGAGGGCGACGAGTGCCTTGAAGTGCAACTGTCGCGCGAATAA
- a CDS encoding DUF4339 domain-containing protein — protein sequence MKQEWYILIDGSKEGPFTPLELKADSRVTPDTLVWKPGFLEWVAIRFIPELKFIFKDEPESKPLHEDPNTQPLGSDSSEQATLIIQEDPSQFFLWILLLILILIYVFYQLHQ from the coding sequence ATGAAACAAGAGTGGTACATTTTAATTGATGGTAGCAAGGAAGGGCCTTTTACACCTCTTGAGTTGAAAGCCGATTCGCGCGTTACCCCCGATACGCTCGTTTGGAAGCCTGGATTCTTGGAATGGGTTGCCATCCGCTTTATTCCTGAATTAAAATTTATTTTTAAAGATGAGCCGGAAAGCAAGCCATTGCACGAAGATCCGAATACGCAACCACTGGGCTCGGACTCCTCTGAGCAGGCGACATTGATTATACAGGAAGATCCCTCGCAATTTTTTTTATGGATTCTCTTGCTCATCCTCATTCTCATCTATGTTTTTTATCAGTTGCACCAATAA
- a CDS encoding LptF/LptG family permease, with protein sequence MIPLLWRYSIGHFLKITLACVLAFIAILLTMRLDEIAHFAALGAPLSYILLFAFYQIPYILPIALPLSCLIASLIFVQRLSNTHELTALRACGFALRDLIAPILITAAFLSLFNFWMVSEVATQTHLQTNLLKSELRSINPLLLLNNKHLMRLKGLYFESLGPSRVGESASDAILAIPSKHHQRLNLLIAQHLKASPSVFIGQGVTLLTSSASDQAEAFDDLLIENMEESITHVEDFSQVLQKKVWTINNDYLKLPLLLIRSQEQREALNQAKLDNSDKNQIKLLEGQLNRSHSEIAKRLSIALAVISFTLMGTAFGLNISRHRKHRSLILVILFTTTYLVAFFVAKGLDQQFHLSATLYLAPLIVIALLSIFVINRVSKGIE encoded by the coding sequence GTGATCCCCCTACTTTGGCGCTATTCAATTGGTCATTTCTTAAAAATTACGCTTGCTTGCGTCTTAGCATTCATTGCCATTTTGCTAACCATGCGATTGGACGAAATCGCCCATTTTGCCGCACTTGGAGCCCCTCTTTCCTATATTTTGCTATTCGCTTTCTATCAAATTCCTTATATCCTGCCCATAGCTTTACCCCTGTCTTGCCTAATTGCGTCGCTCATCTTTGTCCAACGCTTATCTAATACTCACGAGTTGACAGCCCTCAGAGCATGCGGATTTGCCCTGCGCGATTTAATAGCCCCGATCCTTATAACAGCTGCTTTTCTCTCGCTTTTTAATTTTTGGATGGTTTCGGAGGTCGCGACTCAGACGCATCTACAAACAAACCTGCTAAAAAGCGAACTGCGCTCTATCAATCCACTTTTGCTACTAAACAATAAACACTTAATGCGTCTCAAAGGTCTTTACTTTGAGTCGCTTGGGCCATCGCGTGTTGGGGAATCAGCGTCCGATGCCATTCTTGCCATCCCTAGTAAACATCATCAGCGCTTGAATCTTTTAATTGCCCAGCACCTTAAGGCATCCCCTTCCGTCTTCATTGGTCAAGGAGTCACCCTTTTAACCAGCTCGGCTAGTGATCAAGCAGAAGCATTCGACGACCTTCTGATTGAAAATATGGAAGAATCCATCACCCACGTCGAAGATTTTTCTCAAGTCCTACAAAAGAAGGTCTGGACCATTAACAATGATTACTTAAAACTTCCCCTTCTTCTCATCCGCTCTCAAGAACAGCGGGAAGCTCTCAATCAGGCCAAGCTGGACAATAGCGATAAGAATCAGATCAAACTCCTAGAGGGACAGCTCAACCGCAGCCACTCTGAGATAGCCAAGCGACTATCCATAGCTCTTGCCGTGATTAGTTTTACTTTGATGGGGACGGCTTTCGGCTTAAACATTAGCCGCCACCGCAAACACCGTAGCCTCATTCTCGTCATTTTATTCACAACAACCTACCTGGTTGCCTTTTTTGTCGCTAAAGGGCTCGATCAACAATTTCACCTTTCTGCTACGCTTTACTTAGCTCCGCTTATCGTCATCGCCTTACTATCGATTTTTGTTATCAACCGCGTCAGCAAAGGAATTGAATGA
- a CDS encoding LptF/LptG family permease gives MMFKMIWERYFLLEFIKVFFLFLCCFYGLYVLIDYASHTSALPHHQIQLHWQELSRYYLFVFASRAEILIPLALLIAFVKTVCTLNSHQELVALMAGGISLKRLMRPFIFIALVCMALLYLNEQILMPPALKKLRRMEDATKHQKVRHTPEVAVKHVILEDGSLLLFQLYDLAKEQFFDAYWIESVDSIYRIKFLSPQTVAPIGYFVDHLIRQPNGELLQKAAYKQHEFKKMRFNSEILQSTIMDPDVLSITELAAQQPASLINLNEKESKMASAFYWKLLMPWLCLLAILAPAPICVRFSRQLPVFFIYIGCLFSLIAFYMLMDAAQVVAKRQVIPPVWAIGVPFLGIFGFFGYRFTKMNRAC, from the coding sequence ATGATGTTCAAAATGATTTGGGAACGCTATTTCCTGCTCGAATTCATCAAAGTCTTTTTCTTATTTCTTTGCTGTTTTTACGGCCTCTACGTATTAATCGACTACGCGAGCCATACAAGCGCCCTTCCTCATCATCAAATTCAACTGCATTGGCAGGAACTTAGCCGTTACTACCTCTTTGTCTTTGCGAGCCGTGCCGAAATTTTGATTCCCTTAGCCCTCCTCATTGCTTTTGTCAAAACCGTCTGCACTCTAAATTCCCATCAAGAGCTTGTAGCTCTCATGGCAGGTGGAATCAGTTTAAAGAGGCTCATGCGTCCTTTTATCTTCATTGCCCTGGTTTGCATGGCCTTGCTATACCTCAACGAACAGATTCTAATGCCTCCGGCCCTTAAGAAATTAAGGCGTATGGAAGATGCCACTAAGCATCAAAAAGTGCGCCACACACCAGAAGTAGCCGTTAAGCATGTGATTTTAGAAGATGGCTCTTTACTGCTCTTCCAGCTTTATGATTTAGCCAAGGAACAATTTTTCGACGCATACTGGATTGAATCTGTCGACAGTATTTACCGCATTAAATTCTTGTCGCCACAAACAGTTGCGCCGATTGGCTACTTTGTAGACCACCTCATCCGGCAGCCAAACGGTGAACTTCTTCAAAAAGCAGCTTACAAGCAGCATGAATTCAAAAAAATGCGATTCAACTCTGAAATCCTACAATCCACGATCATGGATCCAGACGTTTTATCGATTACTGAACTGGCGGCTCAGCAACCCGCTTCTTTAATTAATTTGAACGAAAAGGAAAGCAAAATGGCAAGCGCATTTTATTGGAAGCTTCTCATGCCATGGCTTTGTTTATTGGCTATTTTAGCACCAGCTCCCATTTGCGTCCGCTTTTCGCGCCAGCTTCCCGTTTTCTTTATTTACATTGGTTGTTTATTCAGCCTCATTGCTTTTTACATGCTAATGGACGCCGCACAAGTCGTGGCAAAAAGGCAAGTGATTCCTCCAGTATGGGCCATTGGCGTTCCTTTTCTCGGAATTTTCGGGTTCTTTGGCTATCGCTTTACAAAAATGAATAGGGCGTGTTGA
- a CDS encoding TolC family protein has translation MRAWLLLFFCTVSLYNSPLHAKLSLEECQTIALENNEKKTLADIRALIAYDKIDEARSTGRPQLSAQADYMTSGNAKEWRHNKGNRHARVSLVIPLVNFGLTREAVKSQKKLYSSALHAMDQVEQTLLYSVNEAYFELLIYQKLEWVVQESIRSLDQQLQVTQDFLSQGLVHRNEALVVEVQLAQLHQDLMEARFHIELATTRLNRLMGLDLAAQTEIEDLLPDQCPEDCLNELIGAAKINHPDLLALQEQIKAAQHGYKAEKANLYPNIYAFSNYSTTSDYALPYRQGLDAGIGVDFNLYDGGNTNARLKRIKKEVNELEWRYQQLEKDIEFNIRSAFLSIKTARGKIPVALKGVNLAEENLALTKNLFEEGLVTNIDVINDDESLSQARVSYYKALYTFHQSRANLIYSAGMMYKKGCL, from the coding sequence ATGCGTGCTTGGTTATTACTCTTTTTTTGTACAGTCAGTCTTTACAACTCTCCGCTCCACGCTAAACTCAGTCTAGAGGAATGCCAAACGATTGCTTTAGAAAACAATGAAAAAAAGACTCTGGCGGATATTAGAGCGCTCATTGCTTATGACAAGATTGACGAGGCGCGCAGCACTGGCCGCCCGCAGTTAAGTGCTCAAGCCGACTATATGACTTCTGGTAATGCAAAGGAGTGGCGCCACAACAAAGGCAACAGGCATGCCAGGGTTTCTCTCGTCATCCCACTTGTCAACTTTGGATTGACACGCGAAGCTGTTAAGTCACAGAAAAAGCTCTATTCTTCAGCATTACACGCAATGGATCAGGTAGAACAAACCCTTCTCTATTCTGTCAACGAAGCCTATTTCGAGTTGCTCATTTATCAAAAATTGGAATGGGTTGTTCAAGAGTCTATTCGCTCCCTCGATCAGCAGTTGCAAGTCACCCAAGACTTTTTATCACAAGGGCTCGTACACCGCAATGAAGCTCTTGTAGTTGAAGTACAGCTGGCCCAGCTTCATCAAGATTTGATGGAAGCGCGCTTTCACATTGAGCTCGCCACGACGCGCCTCAATCGCCTCATGGGATTAGACCTTGCGGCTCAAACTGAAATTGAAGACTTGCTGCCAGATCAGTGTCCAGAAGATTGCCTAAATGAGCTAATTGGAGCGGCTAAAATCAATCATCCAGATCTTTTGGCTCTGCAAGAGCAAATCAAAGCGGCTCAACATGGATACAAGGCAGAGAAGGCCAATCTCTACCCTAACATTTATGCTTTTTCCAACTACAGCACAACATCTGACTATGCCCTCCCCTATCGCCAAGGATTAGATGCCGGCATCGGCGTCGATTTCAATTTGTATGATGGAGGCAATACCAATGCCAGACTAAAACGAATAAAAAAAGAAGTGAATGAACTAGAATGGCGCTATCAACAGCTGGAAAAAGACATTGAATTCAACATTCGTTCGGCATTTTTATCCATTAAGACAGCCCGGGGAAAAATTCCTGTAGCCCTGAAAGGAGTGAATTTAGCCGAAGAAAATTTAGCCTTGACCAAGAACTTATTTGAAGAAGGCCTTGTTACCAATATTGACGTCATCAATGATGATGAGAGCCTCTCTCAAGCCCGTGTTAGCTATTATAAAGCCCTCTATACTTTTCACCAGTCTAGGGCTAATTTGATTTACTCTGCAGGAATGATGTATAAAAAAGGATGTCTCTAA
- a CDS encoding efflux RND transporter periplasmic adaptor subunit yields the protein MLKKLINRQIPTLATFFLLYQSQLWSQPFEFSTVGNVYPSSKSTIGSQVVGRIDYLYVEVGQEVSKGQPIVAIDPTFFQIDLAKKNSILESAKIDLADAETNYLRMKRLWEKNNGQTPSVSLKKFEEAKSKYDLAHAQVKQDEEEVRRAQANLNETVIRAPFDGVVSKKLVDQGESISAVPATPIIEMQSLTPVYLEFSIPQVYLNNVQVGTPIQFEVEGTGQAHYAAKIDLIYPCLDEATRSIRCRAIISNQDRKILPGSFAKILIKGNKS from the coding sequence ATGTTAAAAAAGCTAATCAATCGACAAATCCCTACTTTGGCGACTTTTTTTCTGCTATACCAGTCCCAGCTATGGAGTCAGCCCTTTGAATTTTCAACTGTTGGTAATGTCTATCCCTCATCCAAAAGTACCATTGGAAGCCAGGTCGTTGGACGGATCGACTATCTTTACGTAGAAGTTGGCCAAGAGGTCTCAAAAGGGCAGCCGATCGTTGCAATTGATCCGACCTTTTTTCAAATCGACTTAGCTAAAAAAAATAGCATTCTAGAATCTGCCAAAATCGACTTAGCCGATGCAGAAACTAACTACTTGCGCATGAAAAGGCTATGGGAAAAAAATAATGGACAAACACCTTCAGTTTCTTTGAAGAAATTCGAAGAGGCAAAGTCAAAATATGATCTTGCCCATGCACAGGTAAAGCAAGACGAGGAAGAAGTCCGTAGAGCTCAAGCGAATTTAAATGAAACAGTCATCCGCGCTCCATTTGATGGAGTTGTTTCCAAAAAGCTCGTCGACCAAGGCGAGTCAATTTCTGCTGTACCTGCAACCCCCATCATCGAAATGCAGTCTTTGACCCCTGTTTATCTTGAATTTTCGATTCCCCAAGTCTACTTGAATAACGTTCAAGTTGGGACTCCCATTCAGTTTGAAGTCGAAGGAACAGGCCAAGCGCACTATGCAGCTAAAATTGACTTAATTTATCCTTGCCTTGATGAGGCTACCCGCTCTATTCGCTGCCGTGCCATCATAAGCAATCAAGACAGAAAAATTCTTCCTGGCTCTTTTGCCAAAATTTTGATTAAAGGAAATAAATCGTGA